GTCGCGTGCGTCGCGGCGCCGATCTACGACACCACGCACACCGTCACCTACGGGATCAGCATCTCGACGCTGACCCTCGAGCACAGCATCGACCAGATCGAGGCGATGGCCCCCCTGGCCGTCGAGGCCGCGCAGAAGATCTCCGCGGCGCTCGGTCACACGGGCTGACCGCACCGGTCGCCCACGGCGCACCGGAGGAGAGCACGCCCATGACGACCGCCCCCAGCACCTCGGCCGACTACACGGCCCGTCTGTTCGGGCTGACCGGCCGGCTCGCGGTCGTCACCGGCGCGAGCCGCGGCATCGGGCTCGCGATCGCCGAGGCCCTCGCGTGGTCGGGCGCGGACGTCGTCGGCGTCAGCCACTCGCTGCCGCCGGGTGCGAGCGACGTGCGGGCCGCCGTGGAGGCCGCCGGGCGGACGTTCACCCCGCTGCGCGCCGACCTCGCCGACCGTGCCGCCGTCGCCGCGCTCGCCGCCGACCTCGCCGGCCGGGACGTCGACATCCTGGTCAACAACGGTGGCACGATCCGCCGCACGCCCGCGGTCGACCACTCCGACGAGGACTTCGACCACGTGCTCGACGTCAACCTGCGCTCGGCGTTCGTGCTCTCGCGCGAGGTCGGGCGCACGATGGTCGCGCGCGGGTCGGGGCGGATCGTCAACGTCGCGTCGATGCTGAGCTTCCAGGGCGGGATCACCGTGCCCGGGTACACCGCGTCGAAGTCGGCGCTCGCGGGGCTGACGCGTGCGCTCGCGAACGAGTGGGCGTCGTCGGGCGTGCACGTCAACGCGGTCGCGCCGGGGTACGTCGCGACCGCGAACACCGACGACCTGCGGCAGGACCGCGCGCGTGCGCAGGAGATCCTCGCGCGCATCCCCGCCCACCGGTGGGCGACGCCGTCGGACGTCGCGGGCGCGGTCGTGTTCCTGTGCTCGCCGGCCGCCGACTACGTGCACGGCGCGGTCCTCCCCGTGGACGGCGGCTGGCTCGCGCGCTGACCGGCCCGGGCTCCTGCCCGCCGCTCGACCGGGAACGACGAGGCGGGACCCGCGCGGTCGCACCGCCGCCGCGCGGGCTACCGCCGGGCGACGCCCAGCGTGCGCAGGTGCAGCGCCGCGAGGTCGCGGACGACCGGCTCGTCGTCGTCGCGCCACGCCGCGGCGGGGTCCGGGTGCACGGTGAGCAGGTCGCGCGGCGCGGCGGACGTCAGCGCACGGAGCGCGAGCACACGGTCGCCGTGCGGCCCCGCGGCCGACAGCAGGCGCAGGTCGTGCGTCCCGTGCCACCACCGCACGCGCGGGGCGAGCCGGGCGACGAGGGCGACCAGGAGGGGGACGGCGACGACGGCGACGGCGAGCACGAGCGCGAGCCGCTCGACCGCCAGGACCTGCTCGTGGCTCGCCGTCGCGATCGCGGCTGCACCGTCGGACGCGCCGTCGAGCGGCGCGGACAAGGGGTCGCCGACGAGCGGGACGTCCGCGACACCGTCGCGCCCGGCGGCGAGCTGGTCGGCGATCCCGTCGGCACCCGAGCCGATGCTGCGGACGGGGTCGGCGAGCCGCCACACCGCCTCGTGGACGTGGACGGCCAGCCACACCGAGGCGGCCACGACCACGAGGGCGACGACGTCGCCGACCACCTGCCGGCGCAGGACCGGGCCCGGGGTCGCGTAGAGGCGAGGCACGCGCCGCATGCTAGGACCGCCCGCTCCGTCCGGCCCGGCGAACGTGTGCGGCGAGCCCGCCGACCGGCGCGGGCGGGGCCTCGTCGCAGGCGCATCGTCACGTGCCCCGCCGTACCGGCCGCCGCGCATTATCTGGACGGTCGTCCACGCGGACGTGGACGTGGCGTGACCCTTTCTTGCCACTTGTCCGGATTGTTCGCTAACGTGCCGTGACGCCACGCGGTCCCGGTGCATTCTCCTGGGCCCACGGGCGTCCTTTCTTTCGCACCGCAGGGGGAGCACGAGCGTGCACATCGACAGGAACTCGACCGAGAAGTACAAGCCGGAGTACGACGTCCTCGTCCGGCGCTTCGCGGAGACCTTCGCGCAGACCAGCCCGGGCAAGGAGGCCATGGGCGCGGCCATCTCGGTCTTCGAGCCGGGCGAGACGATCCGCGAGCACGTCAACAAGCCCGAGGTCGAGGAGGTCTTCCTCGTCCTCGACGGCGACGTGGACTTCTACCTCGACGGCCGGCGCGAGCGCATCACGACCGGTGACATGGGGCTCGCGCACATCGGCCAGGCGCACGCGTTCACCAACGCGGGCACCACCACCGCCCGGCTGCTGAGCATCTGGTGGCGCGCGGTGCGCGAGCCCGCACCCGTGGCCTGACGGCGATGGCGCGCACCGCCCCGACGGTCGTCTTCACCCCGCCGCCGACCCCGAACGGCGCGCTGCACGTCGGCCACGTCGGCGGCCCCTACCTGCGGGCCGACCTGTACGTGCGCCTCGTGCGGCTGCTCGACGACCGCGAGATCCGGCACGTCAGCCACGTCGACACGTACCAGTCGTACGTCGCGAAGAAGGCTGTGGAGGTGGGTGCGGAGCCCGACGCGCTGTCCCGGGAGTACACGGGCCGGATCCGCGCGGACTTCGACGCCTACGCGCTGCGCCACGACGCGTTCGGCGACAACCGCGACCCGGACTACCTGCGCTTCCTGCGGGAGGGCGTGCGGGCGCTCACGGACGTCGTGACGGTCGTCGAGCGCGAGGTTCCGCGGTGCGAGGGCTGCGGGCGCACGCAGCTCGAGGCGTACGCACGCTCGGCGTGCACCGGCTGCCTGCACGACGCGTACCTCAACGTGTGCGAGAACTGCTCGCTCCCGCAGCAGGTCGACGACGCGCTCGGGCTGCTGTGCACGCAGTGCCGCACGGCGGCGGGCGGCACGACGACGGCCCGCTTCCTGTCGTTCGACGCGGGCGCCGTCGCGGCCGTCGAGGACACGATGCGGCACCGGCACGGGGCGTCCCGCCGGGCGTCGGCGCTGTTCGACCGCCTCGGCCCGCACCTCGCGCTGTGGCAGTTCGAGTCGCCGTACGGCGTCGCGGTCGACGACTCCGGGCTGGTGCTCAACCCGTGGGTCGAGATCTTCTTCCACCACACGTGGTGCCTGCTCCAGGAATGCGGCGTCGACACCCGGCTGCCCTTTTCCGAGGGCGTCGCCGAGCTGAATCGTCGGGACCCCGACGTGATCTATTTCTTCGGCGTCGACAACACCTACTACTACGCGTTCCTGTTCACCGCCCTGGCGCAGGCGCTCGCCATTCGGCCGATGGTGCCGTCGCGCGTGAAGATCAACCATTTCATGCACCTGCGCGGCGCGAAGATCTCGTCGAGCCGGGGCAACGTCGTCTGGGCGGACGAGCTCGTCGGGTCCGCGCCGGTCGAGGTGCTGCGCACGCGCCTCGCCCGGTCGTGCCCCGAGTACGCGCCGCGCGAGCTGGCCGACGACGGTCCGCCGCTCAGCCCGGCTCGCCCGGTCGGCGTCCCGCCGGCCGGCGAGGGGCAGGGGCCGCGCGAGCTCGACGTCGTCCGCGCCCGGCTCGCGGACCTCGCCGCCATCGACACGTTCTCGGTCGAGCGCCTCGTCGACGTGATCGACAAGGGGCGCGAGCGCGCGCGTGCCGTCGGCGGCGACGACGCGGACGCGATCGACGGGTACCTCGCACACGTCTGCCGCGAGCTCCAGCTCGCGTAGCCCCCGCACCGGGCGCCGCCGGCACCCACGCACCGGGCACCGCTGCCCGCGCAACGAGCACCGACCACGCCACGACCGCGACCACGCACGTCGGCCGCGACCCAGCACCGCACCGCACCCGGCGACCGCGGGCGCGCACCGCCCCGGCGGCGCCGTGCCCTGCCGCCGTCCGAGCACGCCACTCCTCAGGAGGTTCGTCCACCATGACCCGCACCGACCACCCCGCCGTCCCCGTCCCCGCCCGCCGGACCACGCTGCGCGAGCTGTTCGACGCGCCCGGCCTGGTGCGGATCGTCGGCGCGCACAACCCGCTCGGCGCCCGGCTCGCGGAGCGCGCGGGCTTCGACGGGGTCTGGGCGAGCGGCCTGGAGGTCTCGGCGTCGCAGGGCGTGCCGGACGCCGACATCCTCACGATGAGCGACCTGCTGAGCGTCTCCGCGTCGATGGCGTCGGCGGTGCGCATCCCGGTCGTCTCCGACTGCGACGCGGGCTACGGCAACGTCCCGCAGGTCATGCACATGGTGCGCCGGTACGAGGCCGCCGGGATCTCGGCGGTGACGATCGAGGACAAGCTCTTCCCGAAGATGAACAGCTTCGTCGCGAGCAACCAGAGCCTGCTCCCGGTCGAGGCGTTCTGCGGCAAGATCGCCGCCGCCGCCGCGGCGCGGACCGGCGACCTGCTCGTGATCGCGCGCATCGAGGCGCTCATCGCGGGGCACGACCTGGACGAGGCGCTGTCCCGGGCGCACGCGTACGAGGCGGCGGGCGCGGACGCGGTGCTCATCCACGCGAAGGACCGCTCGCCCGACGTGGTGCTGGAGTTCCTCGAGCGCTGGTCGTCGCCGCTGCCCGTCGTGGTCGTGCCGACGACGTACCACACGGTCACGGCGGCGGAGCTCGAGGAGGCCGGCGCGAAGATGGTCGTGTACGCGAACCACGGGCTGCGCGCGCTCATCACGGCCGTGTCGCAGACGTTCTCGTCGATCCTGCGCGACGGTCGCACATCGCGGTTCGAGGACGACATCGCGACCGTCGAGGACGTCTTCGAGCTGCAGGGCCTGCGCGACATGCTCGACGAGGAGCGCCGGCACGACGCCGCGGGCGTCGAGCACGCGCTCGCCGCGGCGCCGCTGGCGAGCCGCTCGTGACGACGCTCGTCGACGTGCCCGCGGTGCTGGAGGCCGACGCGTTCCTCGACGTCCTCGCAGCGCGCGGGCTCGGGCCGGTCGTCGGGGTGCCGTGCTCGTTCCTGGCCCCCGCGATCCGGCGGATGGAGGACGGCGCGGGCGTCGAGTACCTGGCCGCGGCGAACGAGGGCGAGGCGGTCGCGATCGCCGTCGGCGCGCGGCTGGGCGGGCGTCGGCCCGTCGTCGTCATGCAGAACTCCGGGCTCGGCAACGCCGTCAACCCGCTGACGTCGCTCGCGAGCACGCTCGAGGTGCCCGTGCTGCTGCTCGTCACGTGGCGCGGTGAGCCGGGCTTCCCCGACGAGCCGCAGCACCGGCTCATGGGCGAGATCACGCCCGACCTGCTCGACGCGATGGGCGTGCGGCACGAGATCCTCCCGTCCGACCCGGTGGTGCTCGGCGAGCGCGTCGACGAGGCGCTGCGGCACCTGGACGCGACCGGCCGGCCGTTCGCGTTCGTCGTGCGCAAGGGCACGTTCGAGAAGGCGGTGCCGCGACCGCCCGCGGACGACGACGACGCCCACCGACCGCCGCTGCGCGCCGAGGTGCTGGGCGCGGTCGTCGACGCCGTCGGGCCCGAGACCGTGCTCGTCGCGACGACCGGCTACACCGCGCGCGAGCTCGCCGCCGGCTGGGACCGTCCGGAGAACCTGTACGTCGTCGGGTCGATGGGGTGCGCGTCGAGCGTCGCGCTGGGCCTCGCGACGGCCGTGCCCGACCGGCGGGTCGTCGTGCTCGACGGTGACGGGGCGGCGCTCATGCGGCTCGAGGCGCTCGCGACGATCGGCGCGGTGCGGCCGCCGAACCTCGTGCACCTGGTCCTCGACAACGGGTCGTACGAGTCGACGGGCGGGCAGCGCACGTCGTCGTCGCACGTCGACCTCGTGGGCGTCGCGAGGGCCTGCGGGTACGGCGACGCCCGGAGCGCGACGACGCCGGCCGCGGTCGCGGAGGCGGTGCTCGGCGCGACCGGCACGACGTTCGTGCACGTGCCCGTGAGCCCCGGCACCGACCCGGACCTGCCGCGACCCGCGATCCAGCCGCCCGACGCGGCCCGCCGCCTCGCCGCCGCGCTCGCGTCGGAGGTGCGGCCGTGACGCGCGTCGTGCTGCTCAACCCAGGCCCGGTGATGACGGCCGACGAGGTCCGCGAGGCGCTCGCCGGACCGGACCTGTGCCACCGGGAGTCCGACTTCGGCGACCTGCTGGCCCGCGTCCGGCACGAGCTGACCGACCTGTGCGGCGGCACCGGCACGCACGACACCGTCGTGCTCACGTCGTCCGGGACGGGCGCCGTCGAGGCGGCCGTCGCGAGCGCCGTGCCGGCCGACGGCGTCGTGCTCACGCTGGAGAACGGGCACTACGGCGAGCGCATGCGGCAGATCGCGCAGTCGCACGGCATCCCCGTCCGCGAGCTCGCGGTGCCGTGGGGACGCCCGCTCGACGCGCGCGACGTCGCGGCCCGGCTCGCCGCGGAGCCGCAGGTCACGCACGTGACGCTCGTGCACCACGAGACGAGCACGGCCATGCTCAACGACCTGCCCGGCATCGCCCGGGTCGTGGCCGAGGCGGGCCGGTCGCTGGTCGTCGACGCCGTGAGCAGCGTCGGGTGCGAGGACGTCGACGTCGCGGCGCAGGGCGTCGACTGGCTCGCGGGGACGTCGAACAAGTGCCTCGAAGGCATGCCGGGCCTGTCGTTCGTCACCGCGCGCGCCGACCTGCTCGACGCGCTCGCCGGGAGCCCCGGACGCGGGTACACCGTCGACCTGGGCCGGCACCACCGGGCCCAGGCGCGCGCGGGCGTCCCGGCCTTCACGCCCGCCGTCCCGACGTTCTACGCGCTCGAGGTCGCGCTGCGGCGCCTGCGCGCGGAGACGGTGTCCGGTCGACGTGCCCGCTACGGGCGGCTCGCGGAGCTGCTGCGCGCCGGGCTCGTCGAGCGCGGGTTCACGGTGCACCTCGACCCCGCCGAGCGTGCGTCGTCGCTCACGTCGCTCGACCTGCCGCCCGGGCTCGGGTACGCCGAGCTGCACGCGGGCCTGCGGGCGCGCGGCTACGTCGTCTACGCGTCGCAGGAGCACCTGCGCGACCAGGCGTTCCGTGTCGCGACGATGGGCACGCTGACCGAGGACGAGGTCCGCGGGTTCGTCTCCGCGCTCGACGCGGTGGTCGCCGCGGCACCCCGGACGGGTACCCGGCACGAGCGGGAACGGCGGCACGCGGGCCCGTCGCACGCCACCGCACCGGTGGCGACGTGACGCGTCCCCTGCGGGTGGCCGTCGTCGGGGGAGGTCCCCGCGCGACGTACGCCCTCGAACGACTCAGCGCCCACGCCGACGCCCTGACGGCCGGCCGGACGCTCGAGGTGCACGTCTTCGAGCGGACCGGGCGGTTCGGCGCGGGGTCCGTGCACGACCCGCGGCAGCCGCTCACCGCGGTCCTCAACCGCACCGCGGACGAGGTGTCGTTCGCCGCCGACGAGACCGTCACCGGCGCCGGACCGCTGCGTCCGCCTGCAGAGCGTCCGACGCTCGCGCGGTGGATCGCGCAGCGGTCCGACGGCGTCCCCGAGGAGCCCGCGGCCTGGCCCCCGCGCGCCGTCCACGGAGCCGCGCTCGAGGAGCGGCTCGCCCGGTTCGCCGCCGACCTGGAGCGCACCGGGCGCGCGCGTGTGCACCGGCACGCCGTCGAGGTCGTCGAGCTCCGCGAGTCGTCCCCCGAGGCGTCCTGGCCGGAGGGCCCACTCGACGTCCTGGCCGCCGACGGGCGCACGTGGACCGTCGACGACGTCCTGCTCGTGACCGGGCACGGGTCGCCGCGACCCGCGCACCCGACGGCCGACCCGTGCGCCGGACCGGGGGACCACGCGGCCGTGCACGTCACGCGCGCGTACCCGCTGGACGGCCCGGGCTCGGTCGCGGAGGTGCCCGCCGGGTCGCGCGTCGCGCTCGTCGGCACCGGCATGACGGCCCTCGACGTGCTGATCGCGCTCACGGCGGGGCGCGGCGGCCGGTTCGCGCGCGCACGCGGCGGACGGCTGACGTACCTGCGGTCCGGCGCGGAGCCGTCGACGATCCACTGCACGAGCGGCTCGGGGGTGTTCCCGTACGCGCGGCCCGCGGTGCTCTCGACCGTGAGCCCGTTCGTCGACGCGCGCGGCGGCCGCTTCCTGCGCCACGACGTCCTGCCGCGACTGCGCCGGTCGCGCGGCGGCCCGCGGGAGGGCGGCGGGGACGGCACGGGAGCGCTCGACGTCGAGCGCGACCTGCTGCCGCTGATCGTCCTGGAGATGGCCTTCCAGCACGACGCGACGCTGCGCGGCCTCGACGCCGCGCGCGACGCGGCGACCCGTGTGCAGGACGCCGTCGACGCGTTCGTGGACGACGGCCTCGCGGGTCGGACGGGGGACGACGCGCGGCCCGACGCGCTCGCCCGGCTCCTGCTGGCGCACACGGGCGACGTCGACGACGCCGACCGGTTCGACTGGGACGCGCTCGTCGACCCGCTCGCGACCGGCGACGACCTGGCCGACGTGATCGAGCTCGACGTGCGGCGCGCGCGCCAGGGCGTCGGCGTGAGCCCGCACCTCACCGCGCGCAACGGCGTGTGGCGGGACCTGCGCGGCGTCATCTCGGCGGCCGTCGACGACGGCGGGCTCACGGCCGCGTCGCACCGGCGGTTCGTCGAGCGTGTGGTGCCGTGGCACAACCGGTTCGCGAACGGTGCGTCGCCCGACGTGATGGCGCGCGTCGCCGCGCTGCTGCGGTCCGGGCTCGTGCGCGTCGACCGCGACGACCGCGTCGACCGCAGAGGGCCGTGCGCGGTGCCCACGACCACCGTCGACGCGCTCGGCGGGACGCCCGATGTGCTCGTCGACGCGTGGGTGCCGCGGCTCGACGTGCGGACCGACCTCAACCCGCTCTACCGGCGGCTCGTCGAGCGCGGTGCGGCGTCGCTGTGGGCGACGGGCACGGGCGCGGACGCCTTCCGGCCCGGCGGCGTGCGCGTCGACGACCGGCACCACCCGGTGCGTGCGGACGGCACGTCCGACCCGCGCGTGACGGTGCTCGGCCCGGTGCTCGAGGGGCAGCGCTCGTTCCTCGTGTCCGCGATGCGTCCCGGCCGCGACCACCACGTCATGCGCGACACGGTCGGCTGGGTCGACGACCTGCTGGCCCGCCACCCCGCCCCGCAGCGCGGCGCGACCGTCGTGCGCCCCCCGGCACGACCCGACGAGAGGACCCCCAGCATGGGCACGACG
The sequence above is a segment of the Cellulomonas fimi genome. Coding sequences within it:
- a CDS encoding FAD/NAD(P)-binding protein is translated as MTRPLRVAVVGGGPRATYALERLSAHADALTAGRTLEVHVFERTGRFGAGSVHDPRQPLTAVLNRTADEVSFAADETVTGAGPLRPPAERPTLARWIAQRSDGVPEEPAAWPPRAVHGAALEERLARFAADLERTGRARVHRHAVEVVELRESSPEASWPEGPLDVLAADGRTWTVDDVLLVTGHGSPRPAHPTADPCAGPGDHAAVHVTRAYPLDGPGSVAEVPAGSRVALVGTGMTALDVLIALTAGRGGRFARARGGRLTYLRSGAEPSTIHCTSGSGVFPYARPAVLSTVSPFVDARGGRFLRHDVLPRLRRSRGGPREGGGDGTGALDVERDLLPLIVLEMAFQHDATLRGLDAARDAATRVQDAVDAFVDDGLAGRTGDDARPDALARLLLAHTGDVDDADRFDWDALVDPLATGDDLADVIELDVRRARQGVGVSPHLTARNGVWRDLRGVISAAVDDGGLTAASHRRFVERVVPWHNRFANGASPDVMARVAALLRSGLVRVDRDDRVDRRGPCAVPTTTVDALGGTPDVLVDAWVPRLDVRTDLNPLYRRLVERGAASLWATGTGADAFRPGGVRVDDRHHPVRADGTSDPRVTVLGPVLEGQRSFLVSAMRPGRDHHVMRDTVGWVDDLLARHPAPQRGATVVRPPARPDERTPSMGTTTTRHAVGTDGEIGLLVDAPTDGEHLGDVVVAPVFGGTARSMFPFAHALNRHGFRTVRVDFRHHVGSGSGEIAGTRLSAQAEDVAAVLDLHPGALLVAVSLATRPAVRALAGGAPAGGAVLVTPVLDVTATLREVIGTDFVEAELDRLPPTVDVLGYEVRDGFVHDARTHGLHGYDEAVEDLARVAVPVRLVAGDTDPWVDVTRVRAAAGRLADEGRDVGLVEVPAATHRLNRNPVVARRYVEETVRACLDLVGSDRPVDVPSFDALVRASSARPAVAEPAGVPG
- the aepY gene encoding phosphonopyruvate decarboxylase, which produces MTTLVDVPAVLEADAFLDVLAARGLGPVVGVPCSFLAPAIRRMEDGAGVEYLAAANEGEAVAIAVGARLGGRRPVVVMQNSGLGNAVNPLTSLASTLEVPVLLLVTWRGEPGFPDEPQHRLMGEITPDLLDAMGVRHEILPSDPVVLGERVDEALRHLDATGRPFAFVVRKGTFEKAVPRPPADDDDAHRPPLRAEVLGAVVDAVGPETVLVATTGYTARELAAGWDRPENLYVVGSMGCASSVALGLATAVPDRRVVVLDGDGAALMRLEALATIGAVRPPNLVHLVLDNGSYESTGGQRTSSSHVDLVGVARACGYGDARSATTPAAVAEAVLGATGTTFVHVPVSPGTDPDLPRPAIQPPDAARRLAAALASEVRP
- a CDS encoding pyridoxal-phosphate-dependent aminotransferase family protein; translated protein: MTRVVLLNPGPVMTADEVREALAGPDLCHRESDFGDLLARVRHELTDLCGGTGTHDTVVLTSSGTGAVEAAVASAVPADGVVLTLENGHYGERMRQIAQSHGIPVRELAVPWGRPLDARDVAARLAAEPQVTHVTLVHHETSTAMLNDLPGIARVVAEAGRSLVVDAVSSVGCEDVDVAAQGVDWLAGTSNKCLEGMPGLSFVTARADLLDALAGSPGRGYTVDLGRHHRAQARAGVPAFTPAVPTFYALEVALRRLRAETVSGRRARYGRLAELLRAGLVERGFTVHLDPAERASSLTSLDLPPGLGYAELHAGLRARGYVVYASQEHLRDQAFRVATMGTLTEDEVRGFVSALDAVVAAAPRTGTRHERERRHAGPSHATAPVAT
- a CDS encoding SDR family oxidoreductase, with translation MTTAPSTSADYTARLFGLTGRLAVVTGASRGIGLAIAEALAWSGADVVGVSHSLPPGASDVRAAVEAAGRTFTPLRADLADRAAVAALAADLAGRDVDILVNNGGTIRRTPAVDHSDEDFDHVLDVNLRSAFVLSREVGRTMVARGSGRIVNVASMLSFQGGITVPGYTASKSALAGLTRALANEWASSGVHVNAVAPGYVATANTDDLRQDRARAQEILARIPAHRWATPSDVAGAVVFLCSPAADYVHGAVLPVDGGWLAR
- a CDS encoding cupin domain-containing protein, with translation MHIDRNSTEKYKPEYDVLVRRFAETFAQTSPGKEAMGAAISVFEPGETIREHVNKPEVEEVFLVLDGDVDFYLDGRRERITTGDMGLAHIGQAHAFTNAGTTTARLLSIWWRAVREPAPVA
- a CDS encoding class I tRNA ligase family protein; its protein translation is MARTAPTVVFTPPPTPNGALHVGHVGGPYLRADLYVRLVRLLDDREIRHVSHVDTYQSYVAKKAVEVGAEPDALSREYTGRIRADFDAYALRHDAFGDNRDPDYLRFLREGVRALTDVVTVVEREVPRCEGCGRTQLEAYARSACTGCLHDAYLNVCENCSLPQQVDDALGLLCTQCRTAAGGTTTARFLSFDAGAVAAVEDTMRHRHGASRRASALFDRLGPHLALWQFESPYGVAVDDSGLVLNPWVEIFFHHTWCLLQECGVDTRLPFSEGVAELNRRDPDVIYFFGVDNTYYYAFLFTALAQALAIRPMVPSRVKINHFMHLRGAKISSSRGNVVWADELVGSAPVEVLRTRLARSCPEYAPRELADDGPPLSPARPVGVPPAGEGQGPRELDVVRARLADLAAIDTFSVERLVDVIDKGRERARAVGGDDADAIDGYLAHVCRELQLA
- a CDS encoding isocitrate lyase/phosphoenolpyruvate mutase family protein, with product MTRTDHPAVPVPARRTTLRELFDAPGLVRIVGAHNPLGARLAERAGFDGVWASGLEVSASQGVPDADILTMSDLLSVSASMASAVRIPVVSDCDAGYGNVPQVMHMVRRYEAAGISAVTIEDKLFPKMNSFVASNQSLLPVEAFCGKIAAAAAARTGDLLVIARIEALIAGHDLDEALSRAHAYEAAGADAVLIHAKDRSPDVVLEFLERWSSPLPVVVVPTTYHTVTAAELEEAGAKMVVYANHGLRALITAVSQTFSSILRDGRTSRFEDDIATVEDVFELQGLRDMLDEERRHDAAGVEHALAAAPLASRS